The window TTCGTAGTGCATTAATTTGATCAGTAGCAGTGGCGGAGGAAATAATACCTCCGCGTTGATTTGCTAATATCTGAACCACAGGGGTTACGGGGATATACCCAGTGCTCAAATCGTTATTATAATGTCCCTTACTGAATAAGTTCTGTTCAATATTAATAAAATCGGTGGATTTAAGATTATAAGGGCCATAGTAAAGATCCGGTTTACTTCCTACCGTAACATTAGCATTGAACTCTGCGGTAAGCTTTTGATTGAGTTTGCCTTTTTTGGTAGTTACAACAATAACACCATTGCCCGATCTTACACCCCAGATACTCGCAGCAGCAGCATCTTTCAATACCGTAACGTTCTCTACATCATTGGGATTGATATTATTTATATTACCGTCGTAAGGGAAATTGTCCAGGATTACTAACGGTTGATTATTGGCATAGAGCGTGTTAGTTCCTCTAATGCTGATATCAGCCTGACCGCCCGCAGAATTATTAGTATTTCTATTAAACAAGAGACCCGGCACCACACCTTCCAATTTGCTTAATAAATCAGTGCTAACCCTTCTATTAAGCAACTGATTATCAACTTGGGCAAATGAGCCGGTTGCCCTTTCTTTTGGTAAAGTTTGATACCCGGTCGATACCAGTACTTCCTTTAGCATGGCAGTTTCAGGGTTGATCAAAAGCTTTAAAGGCTGATGATCGGAACGACTAACCTTTATTTGGGTAGTTTTGAAACCTATATAGGAAATCACCAGATATCCGCTAGTGTCTGTCGTGTTAAGCTGAAACCTGCCATTCGCGTCAGTTATGGCTTTATTGTTCGATTTAACGTCCAAAACAGTCGCTCCAGGCAAGGGTTTCTGATCCTCTGCTGACAAAACAATACCAGTTATCTTAGTATGATTTACCTGTTGGCCGTAAGAACGGGTTACTAAAAGGGTTAAAATTAAAGACAAGAAGAATACAGGAATTTTCTCTTTTAAATATCTATAGCAGGTACATAGCAATGCCCCTACGATTTTGGTCGTTGTTTTTTTCATTTAAATTAAATGCGGATAATTAGCGTATCGGTCAATTAAAGCTTAAAAAGACGGCAACCTATAAAGCAGAAATTAACTATTAACTGATTCCAGGTTGCCGTCGCCCTTTTTTGTCACTCCGGTGAACAAATGACATTTTTAATCGGGTCTTGGAAGGGGATAGAATGGGCTTTGCCAAGCGCAAAGGGCTTAACCAGATATTCATTAGCCGTTTGAATACTGGCAGGGGAAAAGAATATTTTGAATTCAATAAACACTGCAAAATGGTAGTAGAATGGATGTCCAAATACTATTTTTTGTTGGTCGGTGCTATTGACTATATTGCGCATAATTAATTGACCGAATTAACCCAATTTTCCCTAATAAGGGAAAATTATTCAATTGACTTTTACTTTATTCAATTTGATTTTTACTAACTTTAAAGCATAATATTTTCTGATGGAAGAAACTGTATTTAACAAGAAGCACTTAAGCATCGGACAGAAGGTCGAACGAATCAGAACGTTCAGGGGGTTTAAGCAGGAATACCTAGCGAGTAAACTCGGTGTATCACAACAAACCGTTTCTAAAATTGAACAAGAAGAGGAAATTGAGGACGATTTATTAAGGCAGATTGCCGAAGCTTTAGGTGTAACACCTGAAGTAATTAAGAATTTTGATGAAGATAAGATAACATATATAATAAATCATCAATATAACATTTACAATAATGAAATTAAAGATAATGCAACTAATAATTTTGTCTTTAACCCAATAGAAAAGATTGCAGAATTATATGAGCGACTGTTGACCACCGAGCGGGAAAAAAATGAGCTTTTAAAAAATAAGTAAACTTAAAACACTTCATTTGAATATCTAACATGGAAACTGCCACTAAAGGAAAAATATTACATATAGGACGTAAGATTGAAAGAGTTCGCAAGTTAAGGGGATTAACACAAGAAGAAGTAGGAACAGGTTTAGGCATTACGAAACAGGCTGTATCTAAATTGGAGCAAAGTGAAATAATCGATGAGGAAAGATTGGAACAAATTGCAACGGTATTGGGTGTTACGTTAGAGGGCCTGAAGCGCTTTAATGATGAAACAGTACTAAACAATAACCATAATTTTTATGATAGTAGTTCAGTGACACATTCTTCAATTAATAATGGTTATGAGTTTACAATCATTAATAACCCGATTGAAAAAATTATAGAACTTTACGAAAGCCTCCTTAAAGTTGAACGGGAAAAAGTAGAAATACTGCGTAATAAAAATATTAACCAATGATTGCCAAGGCTTATAAAGGATAGTTGTCTTTTATTTTTAGTTTTTCGTAGTCATAGGCATTCTGATTATCTAATTGTATCAATTCATCATAATACTTATTGGCCAATTCCTTATAATTATTAAAAAGCGCCTTCCTTTCATTCTTTTGCTTGCTATTAAACATCCACGATTCATCGCCTGTAAACCGGTATACTAGTTCCTTGTATATTTCAGCCCGAAGCACTTTTAAATTGAAATCCTGCATTTTTAAACTGACCGCCTTTTCAGCCATATTTTTGGCTATAGTTAAGTTTTCCAGTGTCCCCTTTGTCCTTTGATAGGGCTTAGCTATAACATCATTAGATTTAAGATAAAGCAACGCCCTGAAAAATAAACTTGTCGTATCCTTTGGATTGGCTTTTAAATTCTTATCCAGGCTATCAGATAGTGACGCGTATTTATTTGCATTGCGATATAGCGGGCCATCATTAATGTCAATTATTCCTGATACTACTCTGACTTTCAATTGGGCATGCACTTCGTTTGACGTTGCAACAACAATCAAAAGGGTTACAATTAATAAACAAGACTTTTTCATTGGTAAAAACTTTTATTGATCAAATTTACAATTTTCCCCATATAGTTAAAATTGAAAGGATCGATGAAATTTTTAGTTCCTACGCTGCTTTTCAGCGCGCTTATAAGTATCCAAAAGAATTTCCGAAACCGCCTTTTTAATTCTTGCTGCGCCCTCCGGCGAATTCACATCTATTTGGCAAAATAAACTGTCATTTGATTTGGAATGCAATATCATGTAATAAATACCCCCAACCAACAAACCCGCGACCGCCCGCAGGTCCACGCTGGTGTTTTCAAAATAGGGATCGGCGAGATCAAAGAATTCTGAGCCTAAACGTTCTCTTTCTTCGCAAACCTCATACATAATTTGGCTTCGCTCACTTAATTGCCACAGCACTATTTTTTGCATTTCTTCCTCATTAAAGAAATAGTCGAACTGATTTAACAGTAATGCTTCCAAAATCTCCCTGGTATCGTCGCCTTTTTTTGTCTCCATTAGATCTCCGGCATTACCACTGGTAGCTACCCAATAATCTTTTCCCCGAACATAAGTTTCTACTAACTTGTCGACTGTTCCAAAATAAAAGTAGATCAGTCTTTTGCTTAGACCCGCGCATTTCGCGATGTTAGTAGGGCCGAGACCTGTATAACCTTTAGTTCTAATAATGGTACCAACAGCATCTACCAGTTTTTGCATTGAGCGTTCCTTATCATTAGAGGCTCCCTTGTAAGGTTTCTTTGGCATGATTCAAAATTACATAGTCCCTAATTAACGGAAATATGCAGCTTTTGATTTACATATTCAAACGCATTTAATGCCTTATCTAAATGTTCACGAGTATGTGTAGCCATCAAACTCGTTCTGATCCGAGCATTTTTGCGGGCTACACCTGGATAAACGATGGTATTGGCATAAACCCCGGCCTCCAGCAAAAGCCGCCCAGCATCCCCTGTTTTATGGGGGTCGCCAATTTTTACAGGGATAATTGCAGATTCTGTATTGCCAATGTTCAATCCCAAATCAATTAATCCCTTTTTAAAATAAGCCACGTTATCTGCAAGCATTTCCCGCCACTTTGGCTCCTCATCTATTAAGTCTATTGCTTTTAACAAACCTGCTGCAGCTGGTGTTGAAGTTGATGAAAACACTTGCTGCCTGGACTGGAATTTAAGGAAATTAATGATCTCAGGAGTAGAAACTATAAAACCGCCGATATGACCAAATGCTTTGCTCAGCGTCCCGGAAATAATATCAACTTTGTCCACCAGATCAAAAATCTCCATAGCACCACGTCCGTTTTTTCCTATTACGCCTATACCATGTGCATCGTCGACCATTAAAAATCCGCCATAACGCTTCGTTAAATCGTAAATTTCTTTCATCCGGGCAAGGTCGCCGTCCTGTGAATAAACGCCGTCTATAATAACCAACCTTGTTCGGTATTTTTCCTGTGCTTCTTTTAAATTCCGCTCCAAAAAATCAAGATCATTATGGGGAAACATTTTGAGATTGGTTTCCTTACATCCCTCATAAACCGATGCATGTACCGCCATATCCAAAATAGCCACATCTTCCCCTTTCAAAAGAGCCAATAGCGCGGCACTGTTTGAGGTGTAGCCGGTAGTAAATACCAGTGCAGAATCTTCACTACGGTTAAAAAATCCGGCGACCTTCTTTTGAAGCATTTCATGATATTCGTGATGGCCCCCTATTAGGGGAGATGCCCCTGCACCAGTTCCGTATCGTTCAATGCCTTTTATTGCGGCTAATTTTACCTCCGGGTGCTGTGTGAAATTTAAATAATCATTGGAAACCAGGCTTACACACTTTCTGGGTTTTTGGTTAAATGGAGATGTAACCCACATTTCGGGGCCGCATCCTTGTTTACTGGTCATAAACCTGAAATTCATTTGACCATTTTTTACCATATAATCAGTGAATTCCTGAAATACTTCGGCTCTTTCAAATGCGTTTAGTCCTGAAATATTTTCAAAGTCTTTGAAGCTTGCTTTTGCAAAGTTTATTGAAGAGTTCATAATTGAATTTTGTTAGATCAAACAGATCTGGCTAACTTAATGCAAGCTGATGTATTAAAAGATCATCGCTTGGTCGGCGGCACGACCCTAAGCTTAGGTTAAACGTAAAGATTCCCCGGCAGCAAAGCTGTGGGGAATCTTTAAACGGATATCTTGCCTTTATCAGGTGTTAAAAAAATGCGAACTCAAATCGAGCGATATCCACCTGCAAGCCAGGAGATAAGCTCATCCGTATATGAAGTAAAAGCTTCCTCCCAGACTCTATGGTATGCGTCAAG is drawn from Mucilaginibacter ginsenosidivorax and contains these coding sequences:
- a CDS encoding helix-turn-helix domain-containing protein; the encoded protein is MEETVFNKKHLSIGQKVERIRTFRGFKQEYLASKLGVSQQTVSKIEQEEEIEDDLLRQIAEALGVTPEVIKNFDEDKITYIINHQYNIYNNEIKDNATNNFVFNPIEKIAELYERLLTTEREKNELLKNK
- a CDS encoding aminotransferase class I/II-fold pyridoxal phosphate-dependent enzyme: MNSSINFAKASFKDFENISGLNAFERAEVFQEFTDYMVKNGQMNFRFMTSKQGCGPEMWVTSPFNQKPRKCVSLVSNDYLNFTQHPEVKLAAIKGIERYGTGAGASPLIGGHHEYHEMLQKKVAGFFNRSEDSALVFTTGYTSNSAALLALLKGEDVAILDMAVHASVYEGCKETNLKMFPHNDLDFLERNLKEAQEKYRTRLVIIDGVYSQDGDLARMKEIYDLTKRYGGFLMVDDAHGIGVIGKNGRGAMEIFDLVDKVDIISGTLSKAFGHIGGFIVSTPEIINFLKFQSRQQVFSSTSTPAAAGLLKAIDLIDEEPKWREMLADNVAYFKKGLIDLGLNIGNTESAIIPVKIGDPHKTGDAGRLLLEAGVYANTIVYPGVARKNARIRTSLMATHTREHLDKALNAFEYVNQKLHISVN
- a CDS encoding helix-turn-helix domain-containing protein — its product is METATKGKILHIGRKIERVRKLRGLTQEEVGTGLGITKQAVSKLEQSEIIDEERLEQIATVLGVTLEGLKRFNDETVLNNNHNFYDSSSVTHSSINNGYEFTIINNPIEKIIELYESLLKVEREKVEILRNKNINQ
- a CDS encoding TetR/AcrR family transcriptional regulator, whose amino-acid sequence is MPKKPYKGASNDKERSMQKLVDAVGTIIRTKGYTGLGPTNIAKCAGLSKRLIYFYFGTVDKLVETYVRGKDYWVATSGNAGDLMETKKGDDTREILEALLLNQFDYFFNEEEMQKIVLWQLSERSQIMYEVCEERERLGSEFFDLADPYFENTSVDLRAVAGLLVGGIYYMILHSKSNDSLFCQIDVNSPEGAARIKKAVSEILLDTYKRAEKQRRN